Proteins found in one Ctenopharyngodon idella isolate HZGC_01 chromosome 16, HZGC01, whole genome shotgun sequence genomic segment:
- the LOC127497913 gene encoding putative adhesion G protein-coupled receptor E4P, producing the protein MQTSRPPESDSLLDLLNLVCVIVGLVFFSLALLTFALCQWSPGVNNVARINICISLLLAHLLFLLTQQFLSLIRPQQVLCAAISGVLHFLFLSGFVWMFIEAVLLFICVKNLSQISSKKREVLSTGFLCVIGYTVALVVVVVSVGLLPEGYGSEHCWIKMDKGFIWSFLGPVCVILALNMILFINIIIKLNSTLKNLNAEVSQMKQTKTMVFKTLAQFVVLGCSWILGFFTNGSKELEILFLILNSQQGTFIFLVYCVLNNEVRQQYRKCFSLCCGRKQH; encoded by the exons ATGCAAACCAGCAGACCACCAGAG AGCGACTCACTGCTGGATCTGTTGAATTTGGTGTGTGTGATCGTGGGTCTGGTGTTCTTCAGTTTGGCCCTGTTGACCTTTGCCCTTTGTCAGTGGAGTCCTGGAGTGAATAATGTGGCTCGAATCAACATCTGCATCAGTCTACTGCTGGCCCACCTTCTGTTCCTGCTCACACAACAGTTCCTGAGCCTCATACGCCCTCAGCAG GTGTTGTGTGCCGCGATATCAGGTGTGCTGCACTTCCTCTTTCTCTCCGGCTTTGTGTGGATGTTCATTGAAGCTGTGCTGCTCTTCATCTGTGTGAAGAACCTATCACAGATCAGCTCCAAAAAGAGGGAGGTGCTTAGCACTGGATTCCTGTGTGTGATTGGATATACGGTTGCTCTGGTTGTGGTGGTCGTGTCTGTCGGGCTGCTTCCTGAAGGCTACGGCAGCGAACA CTGCTGGATTAAAATGGATAAAGGTTTTATCTGGAGTTTTCTGGGTCCTGTTTGTGTCATACTCGCA TTAAACATGATTCTCTtcatcaacatcatcatcaAACTGAACTCAACTCTCAAAAATCTGAACGCTGAAGTTTCACAGATGAAACAAACCAA GACTATGGTATTTAAAACACTGGCTCAGTTTGTGGTTCTTGGTTGCTCCTGGATTCTGGGTTTCTTCACTAATGGCAGTAAAGAGCTGGAGATCCTCTTCCTGATCTTGAACTCCCAGCAGGGAACCTTCATCTTCCTGGTCTATTGTGTCCTCAATAATGAG GTCAGGCAGCAGTACAGGAAGTGCTTCAGTCTTTGCTGTGGACGCAAACAACACTGA